From Paraburkholderia flava, a single genomic window includes:
- a CDS encoding C4-dicarboxylate transporter DctA: protein MSKFFNSLFGRVVIALVAGIVIGALFPHFAQSLRPLGDGFLKLIKMVIGPIVFCVVVSGMAHAGDLKKVGRVGLKAVVYFEVMTTIALLIGAVLAYATRPGVGMNIDLHSLDAASLATYTEHAKSLKDTAAFLLKIIPDTATDAFAKGDILQILVFSVLFGSALSLLGPKAQRVNNLIDELAQVFFRVMGFIIKLAPLGVLGAIAFTTGTYGVASLKQLGLLVIVFYASCIVFVAVVLGVVMRLSGFSVFKLIRYLREELSIVLGTASSDAVLPQVMRKLEWMGVKDSTVGLVIPTGYSFNLDGFSIYLTLAVIFIAQATNTPLSIHDLIVVVLVSLVTSKGAHGIPGSAIVILAATLSAIPAIPVLGLVLILPVDWFVGIARALTNLIGNCVATVVVAVWENDIDRARATRVLNQDPELRYVPAGDQSGEERLAGQHAAPVL from the coding sequence GTGTCGAAGTTTTTCAATTCGCTGTTTGGCCGGGTCGTGATCGCGCTCGTTGCGGGCATCGTGATCGGCGCGCTGTTTCCTCACTTCGCGCAATCGTTGCGGCCGCTTGGCGACGGCTTCCTGAAGCTCATCAAGATGGTGATCGGGCCGATCGTGTTCTGCGTAGTGGTGAGCGGAATGGCGCACGCCGGCGATCTGAAGAAAGTGGGGCGGGTCGGCCTGAAGGCGGTCGTGTACTTCGAGGTGATGACGACGATCGCGCTGCTGATCGGCGCCGTGCTCGCGTATGCGACGCGGCCGGGTGTGGGCATGAACATCGATCTCCACTCGCTCGATGCGGCATCGCTCGCGACCTACACCGAGCACGCGAAGAGCCTGAAGGACACCGCGGCCTTCCTGCTGAAGATCATCCCCGACACGGCCACCGACGCGTTCGCGAAGGGCGACATCCTGCAGATTCTCGTGTTCTCCGTGCTGTTCGGTTCGGCGCTGTCGCTGCTCGGTCCGAAGGCGCAGCGCGTCAATAACCTGATCGATGAACTGGCGCAGGTGTTCTTCCGCGTGATGGGTTTCATCATCAAGCTCGCGCCGCTCGGCGTGCTCGGTGCGATCGCGTTCACGACCGGCACGTATGGCGTCGCGTCGCTGAAACAGCTCGGCCTGCTGGTCATCGTGTTCTACGCGAGCTGCATCGTGTTCGTTGCCGTAGTGCTTGGTGTCGTGATGCGTCTGTCGGGGTTCAGCGTGTTCAAGCTGATCCGCTATCTACGCGAAGAACTGTCGATCGTGCTCGGCACGGCGTCGTCCGATGCGGTGCTGCCGCAGGTCATGCGCAAACTCGAATGGATGGGCGTGAAAGACTCGACGGTCGGTCTTGTGATTCCTACTGGCTACTCGTTCAATCTTGACGGCTTCTCGATCTATCTGACGCTCGCAGTGATCTTCATCGCGCAGGCCACCAACACGCCGCTCTCCATTCACGATCTGATCGTGGTCGTGCTGGTGTCGCTGGTGACGTCGAAGGGCGCGCACGGCATCCCCGGCTCGGCGATCGTGATTCTCGCCGCGACGCTCTCCGCGATTCCGGCGATCCCCGTGCTCGGTCTGGTGCTGATCCTGCCGGTCGACTGGTTCGTCGGCATCGCGCGTGCGCTCACGAACCTGATCGGCAACTGCGTCGCGACCGTCGTCGTCGCCGTGTGGGAAAACGATATCGACAGGGCGCGTGCAACGCGCGTGCTGAACCAGGACCCGGAACTGCGTTACGTCCCCGCTGGCGACCAGTCGGGCGAAGAACGTCTCGCAGGCCAGCACGCTGCTCCGGTGCTGTAA
- a CDS encoding ureidoglycolate lyase — translation MKTLRVERLTRAAFAPFGDVIELVGARHFPINGGTTERYHDLASVDVCADGGRPLINLFRAQPRTLPVEIDMMERHPHGSQAFVPLADVRYLVVVAPAGELDLARMRAFVSDGWQGVNYARGVWHHPLLALERVSDFVVVDRGGTQPNCDEITLPATLQLVMESEAEMNASH, via the coding sequence ATGAAGACCCTGCGAGTGGAGCGTCTGACGCGCGCAGCGTTCGCACCGTTCGGCGACGTGATCGAACTGGTGGGCGCGCGGCATTTTCCGATCAACGGCGGCACGACCGAGCGTTATCACGATCTGGCGAGCGTCGATGTCTGCGCGGACGGTGGACGTCCGCTGATCAACCTGTTTCGCGCGCAGCCGCGGACGCTACCCGTCGAGATCGACATGATGGAGCGGCATCCGCACGGCAGCCAGGCATTCGTTCCGCTCGCGGACGTTCGCTATCTCGTCGTCGTCGCGCCTGCCGGCGAACTTGATCTCGCGCGGATGCGTGCGTTCGTCAGCGATGGTTGGCAGGGCGTGAACTATGCGCGCGGCGTGTGGCATCACCCGCTGCTTGCACTCGAGCGCGTCAGCGATTTCGTCGTCGTGGATCGTGGCGGCACGCAACCGAACTGCGATGAAATTACGCTGCCGGCGACGCTGCAACTCGTGATGGAGTCCGAAGCGGAGATGAATGCGTCACATTGA
- the alc gene encoding allantoicase, with the protein MATPTLDPNAPAFTRRYMNLADPRLGAKALFASDEFFAPKERMLDPQPAVFIPGKYDEHGKWMDGWETRRKRTTGHDHCVVRLARPGIVHGVDLDTSHFTGNFPPAASIDACHSTDDIPPADAQWQVLVPATTLQGNQHHYIEVNDARGFTHLRVNLYPDGGLARLRVYGQPKREWESVERGSLVDLAAIENGAYLVAANNQHFGPASQILMPGRGVNMGDGWETRRRREPGNDWAIVALARPGTIRRIEVDTAHFKGNFPDRCSLQAASVTGGTDDSLVTQAMFWPVLLDEQKLQMDHVHTFAAELASLGPVTHVRFNIYPDGGVSRLRLWGELA; encoded by the coding sequence ATGGCGACTCCCACTCTCGATCCGAATGCCCCGGCCTTCACGCGCCGCTACATGAATCTCGCCGATCCGCGGCTCGGCGCAAAAGCGCTGTTCGCCAGCGACGAATTCTTCGCGCCGAAAGAACGGATGCTTGATCCGCAACCCGCGGTGTTCATCCCCGGCAAGTACGACGAGCACGGCAAATGGATGGACGGCTGGGAGACGCGCCGCAAGCGCACGACGGGACACGATCACTGCGTGGTGCGGCTCGCGCGTCCCGGGATCGTGCATGGCGTCGACCTCGATACGAGCCACTTCACCGGTAACTTCCCGCCGGCCGCATCGATCGACGCGTGCCACAGCACTGACGACATACCGCCCGCTGACGCGCAGTGGCAAGTCCTAGTCCCTGCGACGACGCTGCAGGGCAACCAGCATCACTACATCGAAGTGAACGACGCGCGCGGGTTCACGCACCTGCGCGTGAATCTGTATCCGGACGGCGGCCTCGCGCGTCTGCGCGTCTATGGACAGCCGAAGCGCGAATGGGAGAGCGTCGAGCGCGGCAGTCTCGTCGATCTCGCGGCGATCGAAAACGGCGCGTATCTCGTGGCTGCGAACAACCAGCATTTCGGACCCGCATCGCAGATCCTGATGCCCGGACGCGGCGTGAACATGGGCGACGGCTGGGAAACGCGGCGCCGTCGTGAGCCGGGCAACGACTGGGCGATCGTCGCGCTTGCACGGCCGGGCACGATTCGCCGGATCGAAGTCGACACCGCGCATTTCAAGGGCAATTTCCCGGATCGCTGCTCGCTGCAGGCGGCGTCGGTCACGGGCGGCACTGATGACTCGCTGGTCACGCAGGCGATGTTCTGGCCGGTGCTGCTCGACGAACAGAAGCTGCAGATGGATCACGTGCATACGTTCGCGGCGGAACTCGCGTCGCTCGGACCGGTGACGCACGTGCGCTTCAACATCTACCCGGATGGCGGCGTATCGCGGTTGCGTCTGTGGGGCGAACTCGCGTAA
- the fur gene encoding ferric iron uptake transcriptional regulator has protein sequence MTNPTDLKNIGLKATLPRLKILEIFQHSPVRHLTAEDVYRNLLHEELDIGLATVYRVLTQFEQAGLLSRSNFESGKAVFELNEGSHHDHLVCLDCGLVEEFFDSEIENRQQSIAKERGFKLQEHALALYGACTKENCPHRKH, from the coding sequence ATGACCAATCCAACCGATCTCAAGAACATCGGGCTCAAGGCGACCCTACCGCGCCTCAAAATCCTCGAGATTTTCCAGCATAGCCCGGTCCGCCATCTGACTGCGGAAGACGTCTACCGCAACCTCCTGCATGAAGAGCTCGATATCGGGCTCGCGACGGTTTATCGCGTGCTCACGCAGTTCGAACAGGCAGGCCTGCTGTCGCGCAGCAACTTCGAATCGGGCAAAGCGGTCTTCGAGTTGAACGAAGGTTCGCATCATGACCATCTTGTGTGTCTCGACTGCGGTCTCGTCGAAGAATTTTTCGACTCCGAAATCGAAAACCGCCAACAGTCGATCGCGAAGGAACGCGGCTTCAAGCTGCAGGAACACGCGCTCGCGTTGTACGGTGCGTGTACGAAGGAAAACTGCCCGCACCGGAAGCATTGA
- a CDS encoding outer membrane protein assembly factor BamE, whose translation MRGTLLSTVAAVAVITVLGGCSTYDSLTQRIAQTITPYRITVVQGNFVSKEAAAQMQVGMSRAQVKQILGTPLLTDMFHADRWDYVFYFKRGSTSIVQQRDFVVNFAGDRVASWSGGEDLPSNLELLAEIDGDRTGKKVKVPAAASGASVAAAASSASAAPAADASSAPDQSSAGTDANEQAAQAANRATNAALQSGGAPQVRSAVPSSNGGVPQAATQPGQPQFQFHRPAPPQVQGPQDNPVGPTGGSQSSGPTYNAPLTAPPSAAPPSTGTGE comes from the coding sequence ATGCGGGGTACCTTGTTGAGCACGGTTGCGGCGGTTGCGGTGATTACCGTTCTCGGCGGATGTTCTACTTACGACAGCCTGACGCAGCGCATCGCGCAAACCATCACGCCGTATCGTATTACCGTCGTGCAAGGCAACTTCGTTTCGAAGGAAGCCGCGGCGCAGATGCAGGTCGGCATGTCGCGCGCGCAGGTCAAGCAGATTCTCGGCACGCCGCTGCTGACCGACATGTTCCACGCGGACCGCTGGGACTACGTGTTCTATTTCAAGCGCGGCTCGACGTCGATCGTCCAGCAGCGCGATTTCGTCGTGAACTTCGCGGGTGACCGCGTCGCGAGCTGGTCGGGTGGTGAAGATCTGCCGTCCAATCTTGAGCTGCTCGCGGAAATCGACGGCGACCGGACCGGCAAGAAAGTGAAAGTGCCGGCTGCGGCCAGCGGGGCTTCGGTTGCGGCGGCGGCGAGCAGTGCATCTGCTGCGCCTGCAGCGGACGCGTCCAGCGCGCCGGATCAGTCTTCCGCGGGTACCGACGCCAACGAGCAAGCCGCACAGGCCGCAAATCGTGCGACGAACGCGGCGCTGCAGTCTGGCGGCGCGCCGCAGGTGCGCTCGGCTGTGCCGTCGTCGAACGGTGGCGTGCCGCAGGCTGCCACGCAGCCGGGTCAGCCGCAGTTCCAGTTCCATCGTCCGGCGCCGCCGCAGGTCCAGGGCCCGCAGGACAATCCGGTCGGTCCGACCGGCGGCTCCCAAAGCAGCGGCCCGACGTACAACGCACCGCTTACGGCGCCGCCGTCCGCTGCACCACCCAGTACGGGAACGGGCGAGTAA
- a CDS encoding FadR/GntR family transcriptional regulator, producing MKNVPHTVTDAAVEKIRQRIEAGVYPVDSLLPAQRQLSEELEISRASLREALTTLEALGLLMIRPGKGVYVQSAQVSHAHAWRFAEQSPPPDTYQMRFALEGFVARMAALAISDADIEWLEENLAALQGALSDNELDEAAQLDFDFHMRIVAIAGNASIESILRSSADIMKESQRMPFYRRELVLSTFHEHRAILDALKARDSVAAGHAIETHIKNAAQRAGVYFPTP from the coding sequence ATGAAGAACGTCCCGCATACCGTGACCGATGCCGCTGTCGAGAAGATCCGGCAACGAATCGAGGCCGGCGTGTATCCGGTCGACAGTCTGTTGCCTGCGCAGCGTCAGCTGTCCGAGGAACTGGAGATCAGCCGCGCATCATTGCGCGAGGCGCTGACGACGCTCGAAGCGCTAGGCCTGCTGATGATCCGTCCGGGCAAAGGCGTGTATGTGCAGAGCGCGCAGGTGTCGCATGCACACGCGTGGCGTTTCGCAGAGCAGTCGCCGCCGCCGGATACGTATCAGATGCGCTTTGCGCTTGAGGGCTTCGTCGCGCGGATGGCAGCGCTCGCGATCAGCGACGCCGACATCGAATGGCTCGAGGAGAATCTCGCCGCGCTGCAGGGCGCGCTGTCCGACAACGAACTCGATGAAGCCGCGCAGCTCGATTTCGACTTTCACATGCGCATCGTCGCGATTGCCGGCAACGCATCGATCGAGTCGATCCTGCGCAGCAGCGCGGACATCATGAAGGAAAGTCAGCGGATGCCGTTCTATCGGCGCGAACTCGTGCTGTCGACGTTCCACGAACACCGCGCGATTCTCGACGCGTTGAAGGCGCGTGACAGCGTCGCTGCGGGCCACGCGATCGAAACGCACATCAAGAATGCAGCGCAGCGGGCGGGGGTTTATTTTCCGACGCCGTAG
- a CDS encoding MotA/TolQ/ExbB proton channel family protein, producing MASTGIIHYLQTSDAITHAVAYVLLAMSVASWCFLIVKAWMLSRAKRQGPRAIAQFWQAPTLSDGVNVLRRLDRERVFAPLAEAALHAAEADIPGALLARVERSERVLRALRQALNASQRRLEFGQVLLASVGSTAPFVGLLGTVWGIYHALGSIASSGQAMIENVAGPVGEALIMTAFGLVVAIPAVLAYNVLGRMVRQLSEELDGFAHDLHAYVCAPASA from the coding sequence ATGGCAAGCACCGGCATCATCCATTACCTGCAAACGAGCGACGCGATCACCCATGCGGTCGCCTACGTGCTGCTGGCCATGTCGGTTGCGAGCTGGTGCTTTCTGATCGTCAAGGCGTGGATGCTCAGCCGCGCGAAGCGTCAGGGGCCGCGCGCCATTGCGCAGTTCTGGCAGGCGCCGACGCTGTCCGATGGCGTCAATGTGCTGCGCCGTCTTGACCGTGAACGCGTGTTCGCGCCGCTCGCCGAAGCCGCATTGCACGCCGCCGAAGCCGATATCCCAGGTGCGCTGCTCGCGCGCGTCGAACGCAGCGAGCGTGTGCTGCGTGCGTTGCGGCAGGCGCTCAACGCGTCGCAGCGTCGGCTCGAATTCGGACAGGTGCTGCTGGCGTCGGTGGGCAGTACTGCGCCGTTCGTCGGGCTGCTCGGCACCGTGTGGGGGATTTATCACGCGCTCGGCAGCATCGCGTCGAGCGGCCAGGCGATGATCGAGAACGTCGCGGGCCCGGTCGGCGAAGCGCTCATCATGACCGCGTTCGGTCTCGTCGTCGCGATTCCGGCGGTCCTCGCGTACAACGTGCTCGGACGGATGGTGCGGCAATTGTCGGAAGAACTCGACGGCTTTGCGCACGATCTGCACGCGTACGTGTGCGCGCCGGCCTCGGCCTGA
- the leuS gene encoding leucine--tRNA ligase, whose amino-acid sequence MHEKYVSSDVESAAQAEWRASDAYKTTETTDKPKFYCVSMLPYPSGKLHMGHVRNYTINDVMYRYLRMNGYNVLMPMGWDAFGMPAENAAMANGVPPARWTYDNIAYMKGQMQSMGLAIDWSREVATCSPDYYRWNQWLFLKMLEKGIAYKKTGTVNWDPVDQTVLANEQVIDGRGWRSGALVEKREIPMYYMRITQYADELLSDLEGLGWPERVKIMQQNWIGKSYGVNFGFPYELDGEQKLLRVFTTRADTIMGVTFCAVAAEHPLATRLAQDRPDLQAFIEECKQGGVAEADMATMEKKGMATGFSVTHPLTQESVPVWIGNYVLMSYGEGAVMGVPAHDERDFAFVKKYGIPITQVVSVEGQSFSTDAWQEWYADKEHGVLVNSGKYDGMTYATAVDAIAGDLKALGLGDKQVTWRLRDWGISRQRYWGTPIPIIHCDTCGDVPVPEQDLPVVLPEDLVPDGTGNPLAKSEAFVNCTCPTCGAPAKRETDTMDTFVDSAWYFYRYASPHATTMVDARTDYWMPMDQYIGGIEHAILHLLYSRFWAKVSRDLGLVNFGEPAKNLLTQGMVLNETYYRESDSGKKTWYNPADVTVTHDDKGRPVGATLNSDGQAVVLGGVEKMSKSKNNGVDPQLLIDLHGADTARLFTMFAAPPEQQLEWSGAGVEGASRFLRRVWSFGHANEALLKQAVSGKAAALNDVDRTVRREIYSVLKQADFDYQRLQYNTVVSAAMKMLNALEGAKGAQPAVLRETYSVLLRVLYPVVPHVTFQLWRELGYADESGSLLDAAWPKVDEQALEQAEIELVLQVNGKVRGAVTVAKDASREAIEAVALAHEMFAKFSEGKPAKKIVVVPGRLVNIVV is encoded by the coding sequence ATGCACGAAAAATACGTTTCCTCCGACGTCGAATCCGCCGCTCAAGCCGAATGGCGCGCGAGCGACGCGTACAAGACGACGGAAACCACCGACAAGCCGAAGTTCTATTGCGTATCGATGCTGCCGTACCCGTCGGGCAAGCTGCACATGGGGCACGTGCGCAACTACACGATCAACGACGTGATGTACCGCTATCTGCGGATGAACGGCTACAACGTGCTGATGCCGATGGGCTGGGACGCGTTCGGCATGCCCGCCGAAAACGCGGCGATGGCGAACGGCGTGCCGCCGGCGCGCTGGACCTACGACAACATCGCGTACATGAAAGGCCAGATGCAGTCGATGGGCCTCGCGATCGACTGGTCGCGCGAAGTCGCGACCTGCAGCCCCGACTACTACCGGTGGAACCAGTGGCTGTTCCTGAAGATGCTCGAGAAGGGTATCGCGTACAAGAAGACCGGTACCGTGAACTGGGACCCGGTCGACCAGACCGTGCTCGCGAACGAGCAGGTGATCGACGGGCGCGGCTGGCGTTCGGGCGCGCTGGTGGAAAAGCGCGAAATCCCGATGTACTACATGCGCATCACGCAGTACGCGGATGAACTGCTGAGCGATCTCGAAGGCCTCGGCTGGCCCGAGCGCGTGAAGATCATGCAGCAGAACTGGATCGGCAAGAGCTACGGCGTGAACTTCGGTTTCCCGTACGAACTCGACGGCGAGCAGAAGCTGCTGCGCGTGTTCACGACGCGCGCCGATACGATCATGGGCGTGACGTTCTGCGCGGTGGCCGCCGAGCATCCGCTCGCCACGCGTCTCGCGCAGGATCGCCCCGATCTGCAGGCGTTCATCGAGGAATGCAAGCAGGGCGGTGTCGCCGAAGCCGACATGGCGACGATGGAAAAGAAGGGCATGGCAACGGGCTTCTCCGTCACGCATCCGCTGACGCAGGAAAGCGTGCCGGTGTGGATCGGCAACTACGTGCTGATGAGCTACGGCGAAGGCGCGGTGATGGGCGTGCCCGCGCACGACGAACGCGACTTCGCGTTCGTGAAGAAGTACGGCATTCCGATCACGCAGGTGGTTTCGGTCGAAGGCCAGTCGTTCTCCACCGATGCCTGGCAGGAGTGGTACGCCGACAAGGAACACGGCGTGCTCGTGAACAGCGGCAAGTACGACGGCATGACGTACGCGACAGCGGTCGATGCGATCGCCGGCGATCTGAAGGCGCTCGGCCTCGGCGACAAACAGGTCACGTGGCGTCTGCGCGACTGGGGTATTTCGCGTCAGCGCTACTGGGGTACGCCGATCCCGATCATCCACTGCGACACCTGCGGCGACGTGCCGGTGCCCGAGCAAGATCTGCCGGTCGTGTTGCCCGAAGATCTCGTGCCGGACGGCACGGGCAATCCGCTCGCGAAGTCGGAAGCGTTCGTGAACTGCACGTGCCCGACCTGCGGCGCACCGGCGAAGCGCGAGACCGACACGATGGACACGTTCGTCGATTCCGCGTGGTACTTCTACCGCTACGCGTCGCCGCACGCGACGACGATGGTCGACGCGCGCACCGACTACTGGATGCCGATGGATCAATACATCGGCGGCATCGAACACGCGATTCTTCACCTGCTGTATTCGCGCTTCTGGGCGAAGGTGAGCCGCGATCTCGGCCTCGTCAATTTCGGCGAGCCCGCGAAGAACCTGCTCACGCAGGGCATGGTGCTCAACGAAACCTATTACCGCGAAAGCGACTCGGGCAAGAAGACCTGGTACAACCCGGCCGATGTCACCGTCACGCACGACGACAAGGGTCGTCCGGTCGGCGCGACGTTGAACTCGGACGGTCAAGCGGTCGTGCTCGGCGGCGTCGAGAAGATGTCGAAGTCGAAGAACAACGGCGTCGATCCGCAACTGCTGATCGATCTGCACGGCGCGGATACCGCGCGTCTGTTCACGATGTTTGCCGCGCCGCCCGAGCAACAGCTCGAGTGGTCGGGTGCGGGCGTCGAGGGTGCAAGCCGCTTCCTGCGTCGCGTGTGGAGTTTTGGCCACGCAAACGAGGCGCTGTTGAAGCAGGCTGTGTCCGGGAAGGCGGCCGCGTTGAACGATGTCGATCGCACGGTGCGCCGCGAGATTTACAGCGTGCTGAAGCAGGCCGATTTCGACTATCAGCGGTTGCAGTACAACACGGTCGTGTCGGCGGCGATGAAGATGCTGAACGCACTCGAAGGTGCGAAGGGCGCGCAGCCCGCTGTGCTCCGCGAAACGTATAGCGTGCTGCTGCGCGTGCTGTACCCGGTGGTGCCGCACGTGACGTTCCAGTTGTGGCGTGAACTCGGTTACGCGGACGAATCCGGTTCGCTGCTCGATGCGGCATGGCCGAAGGTCGACGAACAGGCGCTCGAACAGGCCGAGATCGAACTCGTGCTGCAGGTGAACGGCAAGGTACGCGGCGCGGTGACGGTCGCGAAGGACGCATCGCGCGAAGCGATCGAAGCCGTTGCGCTCGCGCACGAAATGTTCGCGAAGTTCAGCGAAGGCAAGCCCGCGAAGAAGATCGTCGTGGTGCCGGGACGGCTGGTGAATATCGTCGTTTGA
- the dapB gene encoding 4-hydroxy-tetrahydrodipicolinate reductase: MKIAIAGASGRMGRMLIETVLADPAATLSGALDREGSPQLGQDAGAFLGKQTGVVLTDDLDRVFAESDYLIDFTRPEGTIAHIEAALRHDVKLVIGTTGFDNDQKTQLRAASERIGIVFAANMSVGVNVTLKLLEFAARHFATGYDIEIIEAHHRHKVDAPSGTALMMGETIAGALGRDLDSCAVYGREGVTGERDPSTIGFSAIRGGDIVGDHTVLFAGIGERIEITHKSASRLSYAQGALRAVRFLEGRPAGLYDMQDVLGLR, from the coding sequence ATGAAGATTGCCATTGCCGGTGCATCGGGCCGTATGGGCCGGATGCTCATCGAAACGGTTCTCGCCGATCCCGCCGCGACGCTGTCCGGCGCGCTCGACCGCGAGGGTTCGCCGCAGCTCGGTCAGGATGCCGGTGCGTTCCTCGGCAAACAGACCGGCGTCGTACTGACCGACGATCTCGACCGTGTATTCGCCGAATCCGATTACCTGATCGACTTCACGCGTCCCGAGGGCACGATCGCGCACATCGAGGCCGCGCTGCGCCACGACGTGAAGCTCGTGATCGGCACGACCGGTTTCGACAACGACCAGAAAACGCAACTGCGCGCGGCGTCGGAGCGTATCGGCATCGTGTTCGCGGCGAACATGAGCGTCGGCGTGAACGTCACGCTGAAACTGCTCGAGTTCGCGGCACGTCATTTCGCGACCGGCTACGACATCGAAATCATCGAGGCGCATCATCGTCACAAGGTCGACGCGCCGTCCGGCACCGCGCTGATGATGGGCGAAACGATCGCCGGCGCACTCGGCCGCGACCTCGACAGCTGCGCGGTGTATGGCCGCGAAGGCGTGACCGGCGAACGTGATCCGTCCACTATTGGTTTCTCCGCGATTCGCGGCGGCGATATCGTTGGCGATCACACGGTGCTGTTCGCGGGCATCGGCGAGCGCATCGAGATCACGCACAAATCCGCGAGCCGTTTGTCGTATGCACAGGGCGCGCTGCGCGCGGTGCGCTTTCTCGAAGGCCGGCCAGCCGGCCTCTACGACATGCAGGACGTGCTCGGCCTGCGCTGA
- the gap gene encoding type I glyceraldehyde-3-phosphate dehydrogenase, whose protein sequence is MTIRVAINGYGRIGRNTLRAFYENGKKHDIQIVAINDLGDAKTNAHLTQYDTAHGKFPGEVTVDGENLIVNGDKIRVLANRNPAELPWGELGVDVVLECTGFFTTKEKASAHIKGGAKKVIISAPGGKDVDATIVYGVNHHTLKAEHTVISNASCTTNCLAPLVKPLNDQIGLENGLMTTIHAYTNDQVLTDVYHEDLRRARSATHSQIPTKTGAASAVGLVLPELNGKLDGYAIRVPTINVSIVDLSFIAKRDTTVEEVNAIMKEASEGSLKGILGYNTAPLVSIDFNHNPASSTFDATLTKVSGRLVKVSSWYDNEWGFSNRMLDTAVAFANAK, encoded by the coding sequence ATGACGATTCGCGTCGCAATCAACGGCTACGGCCGGATCGGCCGCAACACACTGCGCGCCTTCTATGAAAACGGCAAGAAGCACGACATCCAGATCGTGGCGATCAACGACCTCGGTGATGCGAAGACCAATGCTCACCTGACGCAATACGACACCGCGCACGGCAAGTTCCCGGGCGAAGTCACGGTGGACGGCGAGAACCTCATCGTCAACGGCGACAAGATCCGCGTGCTCGCGAACCGCAACCCGGCCGAATTGCCGTGGGGCGAACTGGGCGTCGACGTCGTGCTGGAATGCACGGGCTTTTTCACGACGAAGGAAAAGGCGAGCGCGCACATCAAGGGCGGCGCGAAGAAGGTAATCATCTCGGCGCCGGGCGGCAAGGATGTCGACGCGACGATCGTCTACGGCGTGAACCATCACACGCTGAAAGCCGAGCACACGGTGATCTCGAACGCATCGTGCACGACGAACTGCCTCGCGCCGCTCGTCAAGCCGCTGAACGATCAGATCGGCCTCGAAAACGGCCTGATGACGACGATCCACGCGTACACCAACGACCAGGTGCTGACCGACGTCTATCACGAAGATCTGCGCCGCGCGCGCTCGGCGACGCACAGCCAGATCCCGACGAAGACGGGTGCGGCATCGGCGGTTGGCCTCGTGCTGCCGGAACTGAACGGCAAGCTCGACGGCTACGCGATCCGCGTCCCGACGATCAACGTGTCGATCGTCGATCTGTCGTTCATCGCGAAGCGCGACACGACGGTCGAAGAAGTGAACGCGATCATGAAGGAAGCGTCGGAAGGTTCGTTGAAGGGCATCCTCGGCTACAACACGGCGCCGCTGGTGTCGATCGACTTCAACCACAACCCGGCATCGTCGACGTTCGATGCAACGCTGACGAAGGTGTCGGGTCGTCTGGTGAAGGTGTCGAGCTGGTACGACAACGAATGGGGCTTCTCGAACCGGATGCTCGATACGGCTGTTGCATTCGCGAACGCGAAGTAA
- a CDS encoding ExbD/TolR family protein, with amino-acid sequence MAFGGLEKKQQAAPMADINMTPLIDVMLVLLVIFIITAPLFTHAIRLDLPRVASESARQTPQTITLSIDAAGKIYWDGNPLTLDQLRARLTDAGRGKEQPEIHLRAARDTRYEIVAQVMGAAQQAGLERLGFVTDPPPPASAPVH; translated from the coding sequence ATGGCATTCGGCGGACTCGAAAAGAAGCAGCAGGCCGCGCCGATGGCGGACATCAACATGACGCCGCTGATCGACGTGATGCTCGTGCTGCTCGTCATCTTCATCATCACCGCGCCGCTTTTCACGCACGCGATCCGGCTCGATCTGCCGCGCGTCGCGTCCGAGTCGGCGCGGCAGACACCGCAGACCATCACGCTGTCGATCGATGCCGCCGGCAAGATCTACTGGGACGGTAATCCGTTGACGCTTGACCAGTTGCGCGCCCGCCTGACCGACGCGGGGCGAGGCAAGGAACAGCCCGAAATCCATTTGCGCGCCGCGCGCGATACGCGCTATGAGATCGTCGCGCAGGTGATGGGCGCGGCGCAGCAGGCGGGGCTGGAGCGTCTGGGTTTCGTCACGGATCCGCCGCCGCCCGCGTCGGCCCCTGTGCACTGA